A window from Cryptomeria japonica chromosome 1, Sugi_1.0, whole genome shotgun sequence encodes these proteins:
- the LOC131073480 gene encoding uncharacterized protein LOC131073480, translating into MAKKAFKSRFAPSNSLPPVSTEASGIPVRETAFSNSSKRNREELRVSCLKAGESIKDLADKNVDMKRILASISEELPIKPLALSDRFRFFTAEIAYRRRTGEVKRENKEMKCTIEAVKALLSGYKRPARRVKLAECLEPEREVLELAMNANSINTLFDTVLPKLVGFESNEINEQGTSSKRPRTQ; encoded by the coding sequence ATGGCCAAAAAAGCATTTAAATCGCGCTTTGCCCCCTCAAATTCTCTCCCTCCAGTGAGTACAGAGGCTTCAGGAATTCCAGTAAGAGAAACAGCATTCAGTAATTCCAGTAAGAGAAACAGAGAGGAGCTCAGGGTTAGCTGTTTAAAAGCAGGAGAAAGCATAAAAGATTTGGCAGACAAGAATGTGGACATGAAAAGAATTCTTGCATCAATATCAGAGGAATTGCCAATTAAGCCATTAGCCCTATCAGATAGGTTTAGGTTTTTCACAGCTGAAATTGCATACAGGAGAAGAACTGGAGAAGTAAAACGggaaaacaaagaaatgaaatgCACCATTGAAGCAGTCAAAGCCCTGTTATCAGGATATAAACGCCCAGCTCGTAGAGTCAAATTGGCAGAGTGTCTGGAGCCCGAAAGAGAGGTATTGGAATTGGCCATGAATGCCAACTCAATCAATACCTTATTTGATACAGTGCTTCCCAAGCTGGTTGGGTTTGAATCAAATGAAATCAATGAGCAGGGCACAAGCTCAAAGAGGCCTCGTACCCAGTAA